One genomic segment of Allocatelliglobosispora scoriae includes these proteins:
- a CDS encoding family 2A encapsulin nanocompartment shell protein, with the protein MPEGQARVALGDVAARQLANATKTVAQMSTITPRWLVHLLQWVPVEAGIYRLNQASNPDSVEVACPPPRGEDDLPSTYVDYEENPREYFLTSVGTVLDVHTRVSDLYSQPYDQVAEQLRLTIETIKERQERELLTNPGYGLLTNVADSQRISTLAGPPTPDDLDELIKKVWKEPAFFLTHPEGIAAFGRECTRRGVPPPTVSLFGSQFLTWRGIPLIPSDKVPLENGKTKFVLLRVGEKRQGVVGLYQPGLAGEQSPGLSVRFMGIGRNAIASYLITLYCSLAILTPDALAVLDDVEVDRYHDYQPVYTK; encoded by the coding sequence ATGCCTGAGGGGCAAGCGCGTGTCGCGCTTGGTGACGTCGCGGCGAGGCAACTCGCGAACGCCACCAAGACCGTCGCACAGATGTCGACCATCACCCCGCGCTGGTTGGTGCATCTACTGCAGTGGGTGCCCGTGGAGGCCGGCATCTACCGGCTCAACCAGGCGAGCAATCCGGATTCGGTGGAGGTGGCCTGCCCGCCTCCCCGCGGCGAGGACGACCTGCCGTCGACATACGTCGACTACGAGGAGAACCCGCGGGAATACTTCCTGACCTCGGTCGGGACGGTGCTCGACGTGCACACCCGGGTCTCGGACCTCTACAGCCAGCCCTACGACCAGGTCGCCGAGCAGCTGCGCCTCACGATCGAGACGATCAAGGAGCGCCAGGAGCGCGAGCTACTCACCAACCCCGGTTACGGGCTGCTCACCAACGTCGCCGACAGCCAGCGGATCTCCACGCTCGCCGGACCGCCGACCCCGGACGACCTCGATGAGCTGATCAAGAAGGTGTGGAAGGAGCCGGCGTTCTTCCTGACCCACCCCGAAGGGATCGCCGCCTTCGGCCGCGAATGCACCCGGCGGGGCGTGCCACCACCAACCGTGAGCCTTTTCGGCTCGCAGTTCCTGACGTGGCGCGGCATCCCGCTGATCCCGTCGGACAAGGTGCCGCTGGAGAACGGCAAGACCAAGTTCGTGCTGCTGCGCGTCGGCGAGAAGCGGCAGGGTGTCGTGGGTCTCTACCAGCCCGGCCTCGCCGGTGAGCAGAGCCCCGGGCTGTCGGTGCGGTTCATGGGCATCGGCCGCAACGCGATCGCGTCCTACCTGATCACGCTCTACTGCTCGCTCGCGATCCTCACCCCGGACGCGCTGGCGGTCCTCGACGATGTCGAGGTCGACCGGTACCACGACTACCAGCCGGTCTACACGAAGTGA
- a CDS encoding family 2A encapsulin nanocompartment cargo protein cysteine desulfurase gives MTDVPPGLPDEATMNRLAGEFFAALPGSDSAPGPLTQALAPAPQTAEPTPAVLAALAALASSGGLQGPQTPAVGAVSAASGLLVPSSASYYFLTDPQPLTSRPTSVPAPDYSVPRLAPQTPPAPSAPPSPVGDTRFYFTEFAASSVPAWDVAPAGPTPAYDLGAVRRDFPILAERVNGRQLVWLDNAATTQKPQAVIDRLAYFYAHENSNIHRAAHELAARATDAYEGARSTVARFIGAASADSVIFVRGATEAVNLVAQTWGRQHIGTDDEIVISHLEHHANIVPWQQLAAEKGAKLRVIPVDDDGQIRLDEFGRMLNDRTKLVAVTHVSNALGTVVPIDQVIAMAHRAGARVLIDGAQSVAHKRIDVQAQDPDFFVFSGHKVFAPTGIGVVYAKPEVLESMPPWQFGGNMIEDVSFDRSVFQQPPARFEAGTGNIADAVGLGAALEYLESIGLESIDRYEHDLLGYATQAMRAVPGLRLIGTAAEKASVLSFVLEGYRTEEVGSALNREGIAVRSGHHCAQPILRRFGLESTVRPSLALYNTCDEVDLLVAALHRLAANVGRRR, from the coding sequence ATGACCGACGTGCCACCGGGCCTTCCGGACGAAGCGACGATGAACCGCCTCGCGGGCGAGTTCTTCGCCGCCCTGCCCGGCAGCGACTCCGCGCCAGGGCCTCTCACACAGGCCCTGGCGCCGGCGCCGCAGACTGCCGAGCCGACCCCCGCGGTGCTGGCCGCCCTGGCCGCCCTCGCCTCGTCGGGTGGGCTGCAGGGACCGCAGACGCCTGCGGTCGGGGCCGTGTCAGCCGCCTCGGGCCTGCTGGTGCCTTCGTCGGCCTCCTACTACTTCCTCACCGACCCCCAGCCGCTCACCTCGCGGCCCACGTCGGTTCCGGCCCCGGACTATTCGGTGCCGCGGTTGGCGCCGCAGACACCGCCCGCGCCGAGCGCTCCGCCGTCGCCCGTCGGCGACACGCGGTTCTACTTCACGGAGTTCGCGGCCTCGTCGGTCCCGGCATGGGACGTGGCGCCGGCCGGGCCGACTCCGGCCTACGATCTCGGGGCGGTCCGGCGCGACTTCCCGATCCTCGCCGAGCGGGTCAACGGTCGGCAGCTGGTGTGGCTGGACAACGCGGCGACGACGCAGAAGCCGCAGGCGGTCATCGACCGGCTGGCGTACTTCTACGCCCACGAGAACTCCAACATCCACCGGGCCGCGCACGAGCTCGCCGCCCGCGCCACCGACGCCTACGAGGGCGCCCGCTCCACGGTGGCCCGCTTCATCGGCGCTGCCTCCGCCGACAGCGTCATCTTCGTACGCGGTGCGACCGAGGCGGTCAATCTCGTCGCTCAGACGTGGGGCCGCCAGCACATCGGCACCGACGACGAGATCGTCATCTCGCACCTGGAGCACCACGCCAACATCGTGCCCTGGCAGCAGCTCGCCGCCGAGAAGGGCGCGAAGCTGCGGGTGATCCCGGTCGACGACGACGGCCAGATCCGCCTCGACGAGTTCGGCCGGATGCTCAACGACCGCACGAAGCTGGTCGCGGTCACCCACGTCTCCAACGCGCTCGGCACCGTCGTCCCGATCGACCAGGTCATCGCGATGGCCCACCGGGCCGGTGCCCGGGTCCTCATCGACGGGGCCCAGTCCGTGGCGCACAAGCGCATCGACGTGCAGGCACAGGATCCGGACTTCTTCGTCTTCTCCGGGCACAAGGTGTTCGCGCCCACCGGCATCGGCGTCGTCTACGCCAAGCCGGAGGTGCTGGAGTCGATGCCGCCGTGGCAGTTCGGCGGCAACATGATCGAGGACGTGTCCTTCGACCGCTCCGTGTTCCAGCAGCCCCCGGCACGTTTCGAGGCCGGGACGGGCAACATCGCCGACGCGGTGGGCCTCGGCGCCGCCCTGGAGTATCTGGAGTCGATCGGCCTGGAGTCGATCGACCGCTACGAGCACGACCTGCTCGGCTACGCCACCCAGGCGATGCGGGCCGTGCCGGGCCTGCGTCTGATCGGCACCGCGGCGGAGAAGGCCAGCGTGCTCTCTTTCGTCCTCGAGGGGTACCGCACCGAGGAGGTCGGCTCGGCGCTCAACCGCGAGGGCATCGCCGTGCGCTCCGGGCACCACTGCGCCCAGCCGATCCTGCGCCGCTTCGGGCTGGAGTCGACCGTGCGCCCGTCGCTGGCGCTCTACAACACCTGCGACGAGGTCGATCTCCTCGTCGCCGCCCTGCACCGACTGGCGGCGAACGTCGGTCGCCGGCGCTGA
- a CDS encoding VOC family protein, with product MPVIHNVAFDCAEPYRLARFWSAVMRQPISDEAVPGDAEVEILTPDGPNLFFQQVPEPKSVKNRVHICLVPETTRDTEVSRVLKLGATIVADRRVPDGTGWVVFADPEGNEFCVLRSAAERHR from the coding sequence ATGCCAGTCATTCACAACGTCGCGTTCGACTGCGCCGAACCCTACCGGCTCGCGCGTTTCTGGAGCGCGGTCATGCGCCAGCCGATCAGCGACGAGGCCGTCCCCGGCGATGCCGAGGTGGAGATCCTCACGCCGGACGGGCCCAACCTCTTCTTCCAACAGGTGCCCGAGCCGAAATCGGTGAAGAACCGGGTGCACATCTGCCTGGTGCCCGAGACGACCCGCGACACCGAGGTGTCGCGGGTCCTCAAGCTCGGAGCCACCATCGTCGCCGACCGCCGGGTGCCCGACGGGACCGGGTGGGTGGTCTTCGCCGACCCGGAGGGCAACGAGTTCTGCGTGCTGCGCAGCGCGGCGGAACGCCATCGCTGA
- a CDS encoding RHS repeat-associated core domain-containing protein — MQPFRQKVDHRRWLAAVVGVTLTAMMLHAPPAAASPHPGGGGLTPQVEPQDNVGGEVRGKPWPASRQIRAKVAPPVWPSAATGRAVLPADNPQGVRAGTLPVWVERTAGDVTAVTVSTLDRKALPAGLRDGLLMRVGATERGSGSARLTVDYTAFRNAYGGDWSSRLRLWQIPECTLTTPDAKGCQATPLASTNAAGKVAAVVGVPASGTSVVALAAGAAGSGGDFGATSLSSSATWAAGGSAGDFTWNYAMRTPPSIGGDTPSISLAYSSSSVDGRSEATNNQPSWIGEGFDYAPGSIERRYVSCSEDMGGNANNTVKTGDQCWRSDNAVMAFRGGGELIFETGKGWHSRTESGMRIEKLTGAANGDNDGEYWKVTSADGTQYFFGLNRPAGQGTDTNSVFTMPVFGNNTGEPCRASTFANSRCTQAYRWNLDYAIDPFGNTISYWYDQETNKYAVNNTSSDDVSYVRGGTLQRIDYGTWDRGSADRSVTPTAQVVFTKADRCLSNCTTHTDNWPDVPWDQECAAAATSCTQFSPTFWTTKRLSKVTTKVFDTTAAPAAWQDVDSWTLTHTFPPTGDTTHAGLWLDSIVHAGHVGGTVTMPAVTFEPIAMPNRVLTSSDTTNNWQRMSAIVSETGNRVQVTYSLPECTSTNLPSAPETNSKRCYPVLVTNLADVDGPALTKYWHKYVVLQVSSSDIQLTGGHQSPTMNTYYEYVGTPAWHYSDDDGLTQAKFRTWNGYRGYSKVRTRTGDVPGQQTLTETTFMRGMHGDRLNGAGGTRVVTVPASLGSETVYDEDQFSGRSRETVEYNGTVAIAKTVEVPWRSDPPTASRTINGTTATARFVGTAVQYKATALGVTGERGWRTTRIASTLDNTYGTLVTEQNDGAAAAGDEQCTSYTYIRNATTNILRQQQITAKAVACNITPASVDDVISDVRFSYDGATSHTTLPTKGMRTRTEELISWSAGTGTQFQVAGELTHDAYGRLLTAKDLRNNINTTTYTPATGQATLVTTTSPAPYSWVTTKQVNPYWGSTKRSTDANGRIEEATYDPLGRVAKVWRTGWSRTANPTTPSSEYTYSLSATRSDYPFAMTRTLNAKGGYDTAYQIYDGMLRTRQSQSTAVGGGRVVSDTVYDAQGRVATEYAEHAEPGAPGGVLWWEPEWSLRRITRTQFDAASRATATIFLAGDGVTNLVEKWRTTFRYEGDLTSTTPPSGGVPSTVLTDIQGRTVELRHHTTVNGVDGAYNTTKYVFNRKGQQTKTVDPGLNEWVSIFDIRGRKIEVRDPDRGTTFNEYNNYGDLVKTTDARGEVLVYSYDQLGRRVGMYDDSISTATKRAEWKYDRLYTFVAAKGQLTESYRYEPAGSTNAYKWQVVGFDERYKVTGANYVIPEAPLNGTYTYSYTYSPYDGTPLSISMPGAGGLAGETVTTELDATSGRPTSLTTNLPGVGSYVIGQDYSPFGEPTMMTRKVAGGVYVQSATSYDEATRRITRTTVKPETASGTVADHSYTYDNSGNVTEVSDAPQVGTADRQCFRYDAQRRLELAWTPKSTLNCSSTPSAYGDLGGAAPYWQNWTFDLLGNRLTETTHASAGNTVRTYAVPVPGAGVVRPHAATSVTVTAPATSAVVSTFGYSPMGAVASRTTSSTQDQTYTWDAEGHQQQATAGGATTANVYDADGNRLLRREGTGPATVRTLYLPGQEMRADAAGVITGTRYYTFDGKAIASRSSATGVLTWLVGDHQGTAELSIDAATQAVTLRRQTPYGQSRGPAVTWPNGKGFVNGDREPTGLVHIGAREYDPLDGRFLSVDPLLDVNRPMSMQGYVYADGNPVTLADPSGKDPCVNGGGGCYYDGNDPPERIKPQPDSGCYNGQRSASCPPYTPPKRTTCDSACARARLAAAAKAQKEMEEIYKSIHNNSGLMTFSHTTYEGWWETIGMLEGSYYSAEQLGDTHTVTFEYSETQSTADAISAEVGASLGALGLDAVDVTVGFEHSWGNSTSPNTGASEDRKPSAQWAYQAPVLNIQWTHHKVTIYETKTVYDENGGPARTETVSRGEFEYFTMKTAVAGMKGVQAPNLPLNDDRDFFSRISDW; from the coding sequence ATGCAACCCTTCAGACAGAAGGTCGATCACCGTCGGTGGCTGGCGGCCGTCGTCGGCGTGACGCTGACCGCGATGATGCTCCACGCGCCACCTGCCGCAGCCTCCCCACATCCCGGCGGTGGGGGATTGACGCCGCAGGTCGAACCGCAGGACAACGTCGGCGGCGAAGTCAGGGGCAAGCCCTGGCCTGCGTCCAGGCAGATCCGGGCCAAGGTGGCGCCCCCGGTCTGGCCCTCCGCCGCGACCGGCCGCGCTGTGCTCCCGGCCGACAACCCCCAGGGTGTACGCGCGGGCACGCTACCCGTGTGGGTGGAACGCACCGCCGGTGACGTCACCGCGGTGACGGTCTCGACGCTGGACCGCAAGGCGTTGCCGGCCGGTCTTCGGGACGGGCTGCTCATGCGGGTCGGAGCCACCGAACGCGGCAGCGGTTCCGCTCGCCTGACCGTCGACTACACGGCGTTCCGCAACGCGTATGGCGGCGACTGGTCCTCCCGGCTGCGGCTGTGGCAGATTCCCGAGTGCACCCTGACCACCCCGGACGCCAAGGGCTGCCAGGCGACGCCGCTGGCCTCGACCAATGCTGCGGGCAAGGTCGCCGCCGTCGTCGGCGTACCGGCGAGCGGCACGAGCGTGGTGGCCCTGGCCGCAGGCGCGGCCGGCTCGGGCGGCGACTTCGGCGCGACCTCGCTCTCGTCGTCGGCGACCTGGGCCGCGGGTGGCTCGGCGGGCGACTTCACCTGGAATTACGCGATGAGGACGCCGCCCTCGATCGGCGGCGACACCCCCTCCATCAGCCTTGCCTACTCCAGCAGTTCGGTGGATGGCCGGTCGGAGGCGACGAACAACCAGCCGTCCTGGATCGGCGAAGGTTTCGACTACGCACCCGGTTCCATCGAGCGCCGCTACGTGAGCTGCTCGGAGGACATGGGCGGCAACGCCAACAACACCGTGAAGACGGGAGACCAGTGCTGGCGTTCGGACAACGCGGTGATGGCGTTCCGCGGCGGCGGCGAGCTGATCTTCGAAACCGGCAAGGGCTGGCACTCCCGGACCGAGTCGGGGATGCGGATCGAGAAGTTGACCGGCGCCGCCAACGGCGACAACGACGGCGAATACTGGAAGGTGACCTCGGCCGACGGCACGCAGTACTTCTTCGGCCTCAACCGGCCAGCCGGGCAGGGCACCGACACGAACTCCGTCTTCACCATGCCGGTCTTCGGCAACAACACCGGCGAGCCGTGCCGGGCGAGCACCTTCGCCAACTCGCGCTGCACGCAGGCCTACCGGTGGAACCTCGACTACGCCATCGACCCGTTCGGCAACACGATCTCCTACTGGTACGACCAGGAGACCAACAAGTACGCCGTGAACAACACGTCGAGCGATGATGTCTCCTACGTCCGCGGCGGTACCCTCCAGCGGATCGACTACGGCACGTGGGACCGGGGTTCGGCGGACCGGTCGGTCACGCCGACGGCTCAGGTGGTCTTCACCAAGGCCGACCGGTGCCTGTCCAACTGCACCACGCACACGGACAACTGGCCGGATGTCCCGTGGGACCAGGAATGCGCGGCGGCCGCGACGTCGTGCACGCAGTTCTCGCCGACGTTCTGGACGACGAAGCGGCTTTCGAAGGTCACTACCAAGGTCTTCGACACCACGGCCGCTCCGGCCGCCTGGCAGGACGTCGACTCGTGGACCCTGACCCACACCTTCCCGCCCACCGGTGACACCACCCACGCCGGACTGTGGCTCGATTCCATCGTGCACGCCGGTCACGTCGGCGGCACCGTCACCATGCCCGCTGTCACGTTCGAGCCCATCGCCATGCCCAACCGGGTGCTGACCTCGAGCGACACGACCAACAACTGGCAGCGGATGAGTGCCATCGTCAGCGAGACCGGCAACCGGGTGCAGGTGACCTACAGCCTGCCCGAGTGCACCTCGACCAACCTGCCGTCGGCGCCTGAGACGAACAGCAAGCGCTGCTACCCGGTGCTCGTCACCAACCTCGCCGACGTGGACGGTCCCGCGCTCACCAAGTACTGGCACAAGTACGTGGTGCTGCAGGTCTCGTCGTCCGACATCCAGCTCACCGGCGGGCACCAGTCGCCCACGATGAACACCTACTACGAGTATGTCGGCACTCCGGCCTGGCACTACTCGGACGACGACGGGCTGACCCAGGCCAAGTTCCGGACCTGGAACGGCTACCGCGGCTATTCCAAGGTGCGGACCCGGACGGGCGACGTGCCGGGCCAGCAGACGCTCACCGAGACGACCTTCATGCGCGGTATGCACGGTGACCGGCTCAACGGCGCAGGCGGTACTCGTGTCGTGACGGTGCCGGCGTCCCTGGGCAGCGAGACCGTCTATGACGAGGACCAGTTCTCCGGCCGCAGCCGGGAGACGGTCGAGTACAACGGCACCGTGGCGATCGCCAAGACGGTGGAGGTTCCGTGGCGGTCGGATCCACCGACTGCGAGCCGCACCATCAACGGCACCACGGCGACCGCGCGGTTTGTCGGCACCGCCGTGCAGTACAAGGCGACCGCGCTCGGTGTCACCGGCGAGCGGGGCTGGCGTACCACGCGTATCGCGTCGACGCTGGACAACACCTACGGGACGCTCGTCACGGAGCAGAACGACGGTGCTGCCGCCGCAGGTGACGAGCAGTGCACGTCGTACACCTACATCCGCAACGCGACGACCAACATCCTGCGCCAGCAGCAGATCACCGCAAAGGCCGTGGCCTGCAACATCACGCCTGCCTCCGTTGACGACGTCATCTCCGACGTGCGGTTCAGCTACGACGGCGCGACGAGCCACACCACGCTGCCGACGAAGGGCATGCGTACCCGGACCGAGGAGCTCATCTCCTGGTCGGCCGGTACCGGCACGCAGTTCCAGGTCGCGGGGGAGCTGACTCACGACGCGTACGGCCGCCTGCTGACCGCGAAGGATTTGCGGAACAACATCAACACCACCACCTACACACCCGCGACGGGGCAGGCGACCCTCGTCACCACTACCAGTCCGGCGCCCTACAGCTGGGTGACGACGAAGCAGGTCAATCCCTACTGGGGATCGACGAAACGCTCGACCGATGCCAACGGGCGGATCGAAGAGGCCACCTACGATCCGCTCGGCCGGGTGGCGAAGGTATGGCGGACGGGCTGGTCCCGTACGGCGAACCCGACCACACCGTCGTCCGAGTACACCTACTCGCTGTCGGCGACACGGTCGGACTACCCGTTCGCCATGACCCGCACCCTCAACGCGAAGGGCGGCTACGACACGGCGTACCAGATCTATGACGGAATGCTGCGTACCCGCCAATCGCAGTCCACGGCGGTCGGCGGCGGCCGGGTGGTCTCGGACACCGTGTATGACGCGCAAGGGCGTGTCGCCACGGAGTACGCCGAACACGCCGAGCCAGGCGCTCCGGGCGGTGTGCTCTGGTGGGAGCCGGAATGGTCGCTACGCCGGATCACCCGGACCCAGTTCGACGCGGCCTCCCGGGCCACCGCGACGATCTTCCTCGCGGGGGACGGTGTCACGAACCTGGTAGAGAAGTGGCGTACCACCTTTCGCTACGAGGGCGACCTCACCTCGACCACGCCTCCATCCGGCGGCGTCCCCTCCACGGTCCTCACGGACATCCAGGGGCGGACCGTCGAGCTGCGTCACCACACCACCGTCAACGGTGTGGACGGTGCATACAACACCACCAAGTATGTCTTCAACCGCAAGGGCCAGCAGACGAAGACCGTGGACCCCGGGCTGAACGAGTGGGTCTCGATCTTCGACATCCGCGGCCGCAAGATCGAGGTCCGCGATCCCGACCGCGGGACCACTTTCAACGAGTACAACAACTACGGCGACCTGGTGAAGACCACGGACGCCCGTGGCGAGGTGCTCGTCTACAGCTACGACCAGCTCGGTCGTCGCGTGGGCATGTACGACGACTCGATCTCGACCGCGACGAAGCGGGCGGAGTGGAAGTACGACCGGCTCTATACCTTCGTCGCAGCCAAGGGCCAACTGACCGAGTCGTATCGCTACGAGCCGGCCGGATCGACCAATGCCTATAAGTGGCAGGTAGTCGGGTTTGATGAGCGCTACAAAGTGACCGGAGCCAATTACGTCATCCCAGAGGCACCGCTCAACGGCACCTACACCTACTCCTACACCTACTCGCCCTACGACGGCACTCCGCTCTCGATATCGATGCCGGGCGCGGGCGGCCTCGCCGGGGAGACCGTCACCACGGAGTTGGACGCCACGTCGGGACGGCCGACGTCGTTGACGACGAACCTGCCCGGTGTCGGCTCCTATGTCATCGGTCAGGACTACTCGCCGTTCGGCGAGCCCACCATGATGACCCGCAAGGTCGCCGGTGGTGTCTACGTCCAGAGCGCAACCTCCTACGACGAGGCGACCCGCCGGATCACACGGACGACCGTCAAGCCGGAGACCGCGTCCGGCACGGTCGCCGACCACTCGTACACCTACGACAACTCCGGCAACGTCACCGAGGTCTCCGACGCTCCGCAGGTCGGCACCGCAGACAGGCAATGCTTCCGCTATGACGCGCAGCGGCGGCTGGAACTGGCCTGGACACCGAAGTCCACGCTCAATTGCTCCAGCACGCCGTCGGCGTACGGTGATCTCGGCGGTGCGGCACCCTACTGGCAGAACTGGACGTTCGATCTGCTGGGCAACCGGCTGACCGAGACGACCCACGCCTCGGCCGGCAACACGGTCCGCACCTACGCGGTCCCGGTTCCCGGCGCCGGTGTCGTCCGGCCGCACGCGGCGACGTCGGTCACCGTGACGGCCCCGGCGACCTCGGCGGTCGTCTCCACCTTCGGCTACAGCCCGATGGGCGCGGTGGCGAGCCGCACCACATCGTCCACGCAGGACCAGACCTACACCTGGGACGCCGAGGGGCACCAGCAGCAGGCCACCGCAGGCGGAGCCACGACGGCCAACGTCTACGACGCCGACGGCAACCGGCTGCTGCGTCGCGAGGGCACCGGCCCGGCCACCGTCCGCACGCTCTACCTGCCTGGGCAGGAGATGCGAGCGGATGCCGCCGGGGTGATCACCGGCACCCGGTACTACACCTTCGACGGCAAGGCGATCGCGAGCCGCTCGTCCGCCACGGGCGTGCTGACCTGGCTGGTGGGAGATCACCAAGGAACTGCCGAACTCTCCATCGACGCCGCCACGCAGGCGGTCACCCTGCGCCGGCAGACGCCGTACGGCCAGAGCCGGGGGCCGGCGGTGACCTGGCCCAACGGCAAGGGCTTCGTCAACGGTGACAGGGAGCCGACCGGCCTGGTCCACATCGGCGCCCGAGAATACGACCCGCTCGACGGCCGGTTCCTCTCGGTCGACCCGCTGCTCGACGTCAACCGGCCGATGAGCATGCAGGGCTACGTGTATGCCGACGGCAATCCCGTCACCCTGGCCGACCCCAGCGGCAAGGACCCGTGCGTCAACGGCGGCGGTGGCTGCTATTACGACGGCAACGACCCGCCGGAGCGGATCAAGCCGCAGCCGGATTCCGGCTGCTACAACGGCCAACGCAGTGCTTCCTGCCCGCCTTACACGCCACCGAAGCGGACGACCTGCGACTCGGCCTGCGCCCGCGCCCGCCTGGCTGCCGCAGCGAAGGCGCAGAAGGAGATGGAGGAGATCTATAAGAGCATCCATAACAACAGCGGCCTGATGACCTTCAGCCATACGACCTACGAGGGCTGGTGGGAGACGATCGGGATGCTTGAAGGCTCCTACTACTCCGCGGAGCAACTCGGGGACACCCACACGGTGACCTTCGAGTATTCCGAGACCCAGTCGACCGCGGATGCCATTTCGGCCGAGGTCGGCGCGTCACTGGGAGCGCTGGGCCTCGACGCCGTCGACGTCACGGTCGGTTTCGAGCACTCGTGGGGCAATTCGACGAGCCCGAACACCGGTGCGAGCGAGGACCGCAAGCCCAGCGCGCAGTGGGCGTACCAGGCACCGGTCCTGAACATCCAGTGGACCCACCACAAGGTGACCATCTACGAGACGAAGACCGTCTACGACGAGAATGGTGGGCCGGCACGGACGGAGACCGTTTCCCGGGGCGAGTTCGAGTACTTCACCATGAAGACCGCGGTCGCGGGAATGAAGGGCGTCCAGGCACCCAACCTGCCGCTCAACGACGATCGGGACTTCTTCTCGAGAATCAGCGACTGGTAG
- a CDS encoding acyl-CoA dehydrogenase family protein, whose product MSNLHLDLLRDLTVLASAITEAAPQIERDRAVPDLLIDKLAATGVFRLAAPRVAGGLEADPVTMLEAFEELGRADGSTGWCAMIGAATSVVLGYLDTGVAAELLDDPRFVIAGVAAASGRARAVTGGYRVTGRWAFASGCRQATHLVGGCLVMDGDAVATTPTGAPQVVHVVVPTGDTTIHDTWTAAGLCGTGSHDFEAVDVFVPATHTFSLTRPPTGALYAFPVLSLLAMGIGAVSLGIARASLDEFGRLADAKVNPLSGLALAAKPSARSAYAEAAALHAAARAFLHDEVRRCWDLAEAGQTVTLERRARLRLAITTATTMSAQAVGLLYRAGGGSVAYLSSPLQRHFRDVNVATQHALVNSDSLELAGAVLLAQDVPTARL is encoded by the coding sequence ATGTCTAACCTGCACCTGGATCTGCTGCGCGACCTGACGGTCCTCGCCTCCGCGATCACGGAGGCCGCGCCGCAGATCGAGCGCGACCGCGCGGTCCCCGACCTCCTGATCGACAAGCTCGCCGCGACGGGCGTCTTCCGCCTCGCGGCCCCGCGGGTGGCGGGCGGGCTCGAAGCCGATCCGGTGACGATGCTGGAGGCCTTCGAGGAGCTGGGCCGCGCGGACGGCTCGACCGGATGGTGCGCCATGATCGGCGCGGCCACCAGCGTGGTCCTCGGCTATCTCGACACCGGCGTCGCCGCGGAGCTGCTCGACGACCCCCGGTTCGTCATCGCGGGCGTCGCCGCAGCCTCGGGCCGCGCACGGGCTGTCACCGGCGGCTACCGGGTCACCGGGCGCTGGGCCTTCGCCAGCGGGTGCCGCCAGGCGACACACCTGGTCGGCGGGTGCCTCGTCATGGACGGCGACGCAGTGGCGACCACCCCGACGGGCGCGCCGCAGGTCGTGCACGTCGTCGTGCCCACCGGTGACACCACCATCCACGACACCTGGACGGCCGCGGGGCTCTGCGGCACCGGCAGCCACGACTTCGAGGCCGTCGACGTCTTCGTCCCGGCAACCCACACGTTCTCCCTGACCCGGCCGCCGACCGGTGCCCTCTACGCGTTCCCGGTGCTCAGCCTGCTGGCGATGGGGATCGGAGCAGTCTCGCTGGGGATCGCACGGGCGTCGCTCGACGAGTTCGGGCGCCTCGCCGATGCCAAGGTCAACCCGCTCAGCGGGCTGGCGCTCGCCGCGAAGCCCTCCGCCCGGTCCGCCTACGCCGAGGCCGCCGCGCTGCACGCGGCCGCGCGGGCTTTTCTGCACGATGAGGTACGCCGGTGCTGGGACCTCGCCGAGGCGGGCCAGACCGTCACCCTGGAGCGGCGGGCCCGGCTCCGGCTCGCGATCACGACGGCCACGACGATGTCGGCGCAGGCGGTGGGCCTGCTCTACCGCGCCGGTGGCGGGTCGGTCGCCTACCTGTCGAGCCCGCTGCAGCGGCACTTCCGCGACGTCAACGTCGCTACGCAGCACGCGCTGGTCAACTCCGACAGCCTGGAGCTGGCGGGCGCCGTGCTGCTGGCGCAGGACGTGCCGACCGCGCGGCTGTGA